In one Elusimicrobiota bacterium genomic region, the following are encoded:
- a CDS encoding Tol-Pal system beta propeller repeat protein TolB — translation MTALGLSLALAALAPAPSAQAAPEAPEVHISLAGRAGGTRAIVLALPPFVAEDPQRGADALSAKQLRDVVRDDLLFSRSFTILEEGPHFDGANLKDIAPQWKARLAGCLLVAKVGSAAKLSLSAQLVDVGSGETLFERYYRQEAAFPRSLAHRLADDLVLHLTGKNGVAHTMIAFANDSTGHKEISVMDYDGATRRKLTAYGSISLLPRFAPDRKSLVFTSYKDGNPDLFRMDLATGKVAVLSADQGLNIAGGFSPDGTQLLMTLSRQKSPNLHLKNISDGSVTRLTQHFGADSSPTFSPDAAQVAFVSDRSGNPQIHILDMTTQRVKRLTNLNWCDSPAWSPTGEWIAFAGRAHNKDKMDIFLVDITGNQIRQLTHGEGASENPSWSPDGRFLAFTSTRSGRGELFVMDADGSAPHRLADIPGNTTTPTWSD, via the coding sequence GTGACCGCGCTGGGCCTGAGCCTGGCCCTGGCCGCGTTGGCACCTGCGCCTTCGGCGCAGGCCGCGCCGGAGGCGCCGGAGGTCCACATCAGCCTGGCCGGCCGCGCGGGCGGGACGCGCGCCATCGTCCTGGCTCTGCCGCCATTCGTCGCCGAGGACCCCCAGCGGGGCGCGGACGCGCTATCTGCCAAGCAGCTGCGCGACGTGGTGCGCGACGACCTGCTCTTCTCGCGGTCCTTCACCATCCTCGAGGAGGGCCCGCATTTCGATGGCGCCAACCTCAAGGACATCGCGCCCCAGTGGAAGGCGCGCCTGGCCGGCTGCCTGCTCGTGGCCAAGGTCGGCTCCGCCGCCAAGCTGTCCCTGTCCGCCCAGCTGGTGGACGTCGGCTCCGGCGAGACCCTGTTCGAGCGCTACTACCGTCAGGAAGCGGCCTTCCCCCGCTCGCTGGCCCATCGTCTGGCCGACGATCTGGTCCTGCATCTGACCGGGAAGAACGGCGTCGCGCACACCATGATCGCCTTCGCCAACGACTCCACCGGCCACAAGGAGATCTCCGTGATGGACTATGATGGGGCCACCCGCCGCAAGCTCACGGCCTACGGCTCCATCTCCCTGCTGCCGCGCTTCGCGCCCGACCGCAAGTCTTTGGTCTTCACCAGCTACAAGGACGGCAACCCCGACCTCTTCCGTATGGACCTGGCCACCGGCAAGGTCGCAGTCCTTTCCGCTGACCAGGGCCTCAACATCGCCGGCGGCTTCTCTCCGGACGGGACGCAGCTGCTCATGACCCTCTCCCGGCAGAAGAGCCCCAACCTCCATCTCAAGAACATCTCCGACGGCTCGGTCACCCGGCTCACCCAGCATTTCGGCGCGGACAGCTCCCCGACCTTCTCGCCGGACGCCGCGCAGGTGGCCTTCGTCTCCGACCGCTCCGGCAACCCCCAGATCCATATCCTCGACATGACCACCCAGCGGGTCAAGCGCCTCACCAACCTCAACTGGTGCGACTCGCCCGCGTGGTCCCCGACCGGGGAATGGATCGCCTTCGCGGGCCGCGCCCACAACAAGGACAAGATGGACATCTTCCTGGTGGACATCACGGGCAACCAGATCCGCCAGCTCACGCACGGCGAGGGCGCCAGCGAGAACCCCAGCTGGTCCCCGGACGGCCGCTTCCTCGCCTTCACCAGCACGCGCAGCGGTCGCGGCGAGCTCTTCGTCATGGACGCGGACGGCTCCGCGCCCCACCGCCTCGCCGACATCCCGGGCAACACCACCACCCCGACCTGGTCCGACTAG
- a CDS encoding OmpA family protein, which yields MAMKIGGAAGLTAVLACVLTLSGCASGNSRLKRQAGEDKGQAGSESAKPYVPGVEVTEASLRGSEFTAVPELETIHFDYDSSGLGDAALAALKKNAEYLKARDELDVRIAGYCDERGTVEYNLALGQKRAKTVREYYIRLGVPGASLGTISYGKESPTCSESTEDCWAQNRRAETGVRSRAPAPVPASAPAPGTDSAQ from the coding sequence ATGGCAATGAAAATTGGTGGAGCGGCTGGCCTGACGGCGGTCCTGGCCTGCGTCTTGACGCTGTCCGGCTGCGCGTCCGGCAACAGCCGGCTCAAACGCCAGGCCGGCGAGGACAAGGGCCAGGCCGGCTCGGAGAGCGCCAAGCCGTATGTGCCCGGGGTCGAGGTCACCGAAGCGAGCCTGCGCGGCTCGGAGTTCACAGCGGTCCCGGAGTTGGAGACCATCCATTTTGACTACGACAGCTCAGGCCTCGGCGATGCGGCTCTGGCCGCCCTCAAGAAGAACGCCGAATACCTGAAGGCGCGCGACGAGCTCGACGTCCGCATCGCCGGATACTGCGACGAGCGCGGCACGGTGGAGTACAACCTGGCTCTGGGCCAGAAGCGCGCCAAGACGGTGCGCGAGTACTACATCCGGCTCGGGGTCCCGGGCGCGTCCTTGGGCACCATCAGCTACGGCAAGGAATCCCCGACCTGCTCCGAGTCCACCGAAGACTGCTGGGCCCAGAACCGCCGGGCGGAGACGGGGGTGCGCTCCCGGGCTCCGGCGCCCGTTCCGGCCTCCGCCCCGGCCCCCGGAACCGACAGCGCCCAATGA
- a CDS encoding response regulator: protein MAKILIIDDDYSIVELLSDILTREGHGVETAGEAVEGMQKARALKPDLIILDYHMPGMTGAHLFESLRRNQATHLTPILFMSGEATGEDILKEIADPDGASFLAKPVHLQDFRAAVRELLAPASPPQSGKP from the coding sequence ATGGCCAAGATACTGATCATCGACGACGATTATTCGATCGTGGAACTGCTCTCCGACATCCTGACGCGCGAGGGCCACGGCGTGGAGACCGCCGGAGAAGCCGTGGAGGGCATGCAGAAGGCCCGGGCGCTTAAGCCCGACCTCATCATCCTGGACTATCACATGCCGGGGATGACCGGGGCGCACCTCTTCGAATCCCTGCGCCGCAACCAGGCCACGCACCTCACCCCGATCCTGTTCATGAGCGGCGAGGCCACCGGAGAGGATATCCTCAAGGAGATCGCCGACCCGGACGGAGCCAGCTTCCTCGCCAAGCCGGTGCATCTGCAGGATTTCCGGGCCGCCGTGCGCGAACTGCTGGCTCCGGCCTCCCCGCCGCAGTCCGGAAAGCCCTGA
- the bamD gene encoding outer membrane protein assembly factor BamD codes for MRRILPLGLLLASAAGLGGCVATQRDVLDLENQTDELKHQVADLKNTISSMQSNQADLSVQMQRLQEGLTAFNETVRHSEGQMSELSSKIDDLAATIGNKVAAIGTTLTTVQAKSIDEQKASLAQSQAALTSQLQQTAPSELFQAAEVRLNKKSYDLAAKGFEQYISSFPKGALADVATYDLGEAYYGLKKWKAAGRQFGIYLEKYPKSVLTASARIKYALCLINLRKDTPEARQYLESVVADFPSSPEAKAAEHQLKKLAAASAKKAEDPAP; via the coding sequence ATGAGGAGGATACTCCCCCTCGGACTGCTCCTGGCCTCGGCCGCGGGACTGGGCGGCTGCGTCGCCACGCAGAGGGACGTGCTGGACCTGGAGAACCAGACCGACGAGCTCAAGCACCAGGTGGCGGATCTCAAGAACACGATCTCCTCGATGCAGAGCAACCAGGCGGACCTCAGCGTGCAGATGCAGCGCCTGCAGGAAGGGCTCACCGCTTTCAACGAGACCGTACGCCACTCCGAGGGGCAGATGAGCGAGCTGTCCTCCAAGATCGACGACCTCGCCGCCACCATCGGCAACAAGGTCGCCGCCATCGGGACCACCCTGACCACGGTCCAGGCCAAGAGCATCGACGAGCAGAAGGCGTCCTTGGCCCAGTCGCAGGCGGCTCTGACCAGCCAGCTCCAGCAGACCGCGCCCTCGGAGCTCTTCCAGGCCGCCGAAGTGCGCCTGAACAAGAAATCCTACGACTTGGCCGCCAAGGGCTTCGAGCAGTACATCAGCAGCTTCCCGAAAGGCGCGCTGGCGGACGTGGCCACCTACGACCTGGGCGAGGCCTACTACGGCCTCAAGAAGTGGAAAGCCGCCGGCCGCCAATTCGGCATCTACCTCGAGAAGTACCCCAAGAGCGTGCTGACCGCCTCCGCCCGGATCAAGTACGCCCTCTGCCTCATCAATCTGCGCAAGGACACGCCCGAGGCCCGGCAGTACCTGGAATCCGTGGTGGCGGACTTCCCCTCCAGCCCCGAAGCCAAGGCGGCGGAGCACCAGCTCAAGAAGCTCGCGGCCGCAAGCGCGAAAAAGGCCGAGGACCCGGCGCCGTGA